A DNA window from Hordeum vulgare subsp. vulgare chromosome 1H, MorexV3_pseudomolecules_assembly, whole genome shotgun sequence contains the following coding sequences:
- the LOC123411469 gene encoding cortical cell-delineating protein-like, producing MASKAALLVALGLLLSTVAVHGCGTTYCQPPVVVPTPPVVVSPPYHGGGGHGHGHGGQCSINVLNLRVCANALGGLLGLKVGVPAHDQCCPLLKGLVDLDAAVCLCTAVRANILGLHLNVPVDISLLLDHCGKTCPSGFTCPAH from the coding sequence ATGGCTTCCAAAGCTGCCCTCTTGGTTGCCCTCGGCCTCCTACTCTCCACCGTCGCCGTCCACGGCTGTGGAACCACCTATTGCCAACCGCCGGTCGTCGTGCCGACACCACCCGTCGTCGTTTCGCCACCATAccatggaggaggagggcacGGCCACGGCCACGGCGGGCAATGCTCCATCAACGTGCTCAACCTGAGGGTGTGCGCCAACGCTCTCGGTGGCCTGCTCGGCCTCAAGGTCGGCGTTCCGGCGCACGACCAGTGCTGCCCGCTGCTCAAGGGGTTGGTCGACCTCGACGCCGCCGTCTGCCTCTGCACGGCCGTCAGGGCCAACATCCTCGGCCTGCACCTCAACGTGCCTGTGGACATCAGCCTCCTCCTCGATCACTGCGGCAAGACGTGCCCGTCTGGTTTCACATGCCCTGCCCATTAA